From Heliomicrobium modesticaldum Ice1, a single genomic window includes:
- a CDS encoding NAD(P)/FAD-dependent oxidoreductase, which yields MILGAGYGGLMTAVRLQKMLGQGEAEITLVNKHNYHYQTTLLHEIAAGTGEEGRICLPIKEVIDVGRIRFIKDTVLEIRAEARQVILCHSGSLSYDYLVVALGFESATFGIPGVAEHALSIRSLNTAKRIRNRLEKQISAYAASGTQGEPFAVVVGGAGFTGIEFMGELAEQVPNWCVQYGLPRQRIRLISVEAGPGLLPGFPSVLSEYARKSLERRGVEFCFHTRIRAVDARGVLIEGQDGEKRIEPATVVWTGGVQGNSLVCGSAFPASRGRIPVTPDLRVADYDNVFVIGDCSAVSAPGSDRPFPPTAQMAVLQALSCARNLQTLVRGGKDLEAFAPKLKGAIASLGSHDGVGLIMGIPLRGKMATVVKAIVDSRYLFMLGGLRLVFRKSKLSAGISGAEPCSAPTARWGK from the coding sequence TTGATTCTCGGGGCAGGTTATGGTGGGCTGATGACAGCTGTCCGACTGCAAAAAATGCTTGGACAGGGAGAAGCAGAGATTACACTTGTCAACAAACACAACTACCACTATCAGACAACATTGCTTCACGAAATCGCTGCTGGAACCGGTGAAGAGGGACGGATTTGCCTCCCCATCAAAGAGGTGATTGATGTCGGACGCATCCGGTTTATCAAAGATACCGTCTTGGAAATCAGAGCTGAGGCGCGTCAGGTGATCCTCTGCCACAGCGGGTCGCTTTCCTACGACTACCTCGTGGTTGCCCTCGGTTTCGAATCGGCTACATTCGGCATTCCAGGTGTGGCAGAGCATGCGCTGTCCATTCGCAGTCTGAATACGGCGAAGAGGATCCGTAACCGGCTCGAAAAGCAGATCTCGGCGTATGCTGCATCGGGCACTCAGGGGGAACCGTTTGCTGTCGTTGTCGGCGGCGCCGGCTTTACGGGTATCGAGTTCATGGGGGAACTGGCGGAACAGGTTCCCAACTGGTGTGTCCAATATGGCCTTCCTCGTCAGCGCATCCGTTTGATCAGTGTGGAAGCTGGACCGGGGTTATTGCCGGGCTTTCCCTCGGTTTTGTCGGAGTATGCCCGCAAGTCCCTCGAAAGGCGCGGTGTCGAGTTTTGTTTCCATACGCGCATCCGTGCTGTTGATGCCCGAGGGGTCCTGATCGAGGGTCAAGATGGAGAGAAGCGGATAGAACCGGCAACGGTGGTTTGGACCGGCGGAGTCCAAGGAAACAGTCTGGTCTGTGGCTCCGCCTTTCCAGCGTCGCGAGGACGGATCCCGGTGACACCCGATCTCCGTGTGGCCGACTATGACAATGTCTTCGTCATCGGCGACTGCTCCGCCGTCTCCGCGCCCGGATCGGACCGGCCTTTTCCGCCGACGGCGCAGATGGCTGTTCTTCAGGCCTTGTCTTGCGCCCGCAACCTGCAAACACTGGTGAGAGGTGGCAAGGATTTGGAAGCCTTTGCGCCGAAGCTGAAAGGGGCGATCGCCTCCTTGGGATCCCATGATGGCGTCGGTCTCATCATGGGAATACCGTTACGCGGAAAGATGGCCACTGTTGTCAAAGCGATCGTGGATAGCCGCTATCTGTTCATGTTGGGCGGGCTTCGACTGGTTTTCCGGAAAAGCAAGTTGAGTGCCGGCATTTCCGGGGCGGAACCATGCTCAGCGCCTACTGCTCGGTGGGGAAAATAA